A genomic segment from Nicotiana tabacum cultivar K326 chromosome 7, ASM71507v2, whole genome shotgun sequence encodes:
- the LOC107771236 gene encoding F-box protein At5g03970-like produces the protein MKRLCKSSDKGAVALPEDIIFDILHRLPSKSLARFKCVSKCWRKCIPQPNLIGFFYQARDTLLRSQIRFFSSSLDESPSSRLVNNITSLEESVKFLGKKKREYIVASSNGFLLFVNNPRVYYVYNPVTRQRLALPKTKIRMKDAAVGFFCKVDDPAKDVASFTIVRYALPSVWGINFTSITIESFSSETNTWTANDINLDVPLTLCPSWDIKTSSVGVIDGVFCWFDQRPQITVYDSVHKCPWALALPESEEIVAGRDSSCFLGISGGALYLALNDRFGSPITVWYLESNIRSRDAVWVRKYVATSTIVKCPQAFGLASLHVIEKRNMVIHPTVPHIFYFVVRGKVISYDLERNIAELVYDFGEPCWKTRCYTLFSYEWHQWPRLL, from the coding sequence ATGAAACGTTTATGCAAATCGTCTGATAAAGGTGCAGTCGCGCTGCCTGAGGATATCATATTCGACATACTGCATCGTTTGCCTTCAAAATCTCTAGCAAGGTTTAAATGTGTATCTAAATGTTGGCGAAAGTGCATTCCTCAACCAAATCTAATTGGTTTCTTTTATCAAGCTCGGGACACCCTTTTACGTTCGCAAATCCGTTTCTTCTCCTCGTCATTAGATGAATCTCCGTCTTCACGACTAGTGAATAATATTACTAGTTTGGAGGAGTCAGTCAAATTTCTTGGCAAGAAGAAGAGAGAGTATATTGTCGCATCATCCAATGGTTTTCTTCTTTTCGTCAATAACCCGCGGGTTTATTATGTTTATAATCCTGTCACGAGACAGCGTTTGGCTCTTCCTAAAACTAAAATCCGGATGAAGGACGCAGCTGTTGGTTTTTTTTGTAAGGTAGATGACCCTGCTAAAGATGTCGCCTCCTTTACTATAGTTCGCTATGCATTGCCTTCTGTTTGGGGTATAAATTTCACTAGTATAACAATTGAAAGTTTCTCTTCTGAGACTAATACGTGGACGGCCAATGATATAAATCTTGATGTACCTCTTACACTCTGCCCATCTTGGGATATAAAAACATCATCAGTTGGTGTCATAGATGGAGTATTCTGTTGGTTTGATCAACGACCACAGATCACTGTTTACGATAGTGTCCACAAGTGTCCCTGGGCTTTGGCATTGCCTGAATCTGAAGAGATTGTGGCCGGCCGAGACAGTTCATGTTTTCTTGGAATATCAGGTGGGGCTTTGTATTTGGCATTGAATGATAGATTTGGGTCACCTATCACTGTATGGTACCTCGAGAGCAATATTCGTAGTCGAGATGCAGTATGGGTTAGGAAGTATGTCGCTACTAGTACTATTGTAAAGTGTCCACAGGCTTTTGGACTTGCAAGCTTACATGTTATTGAGAAGCGAAACATGGTTATTCATCCTACTGTTCCGCACATCTTTTATTTTGTTGTAAGAGGTAAAGTTATTTCGTATGACTTGGAGAGGAATATTGCAGAACTTGTGTATGATTTTGGAGAACCTTGCTGGAAAACACGATGCTACACATTATTTTCTTATGAGTGGCATCAATGGCCACGTCTTCTGTAG